In one Streptomyces marincola genomic region, the following are encoded:
- a CDS encoding electron transfer flavoprotein subunit beta/FixA family protein, with protein MSLKIVVCVKYVPDATGDRGFAEDLTTDREAVDGLLSELDEYAVEQALRLAEDADDAEVTVLTVGPEDANDALRKALSMGADKAVHVEDDDLHGTDVMGTSLVLAKAVEHTGYDLVICGMASTDGSMGVLPALLAERLGVPQVTLLSELGLTDGKVGGRRDGDAATERLEADLPAVVSVTDQSGEARYPSFKGIMAAKKKPVENLDLEDLGIEADEVGLAGARTEVLSATARPPRTAGEIVTDEGEGGKQVAAFLAEHKFI; from the coding sequence GTGAGCTTGAAGATCGTTGTCTGTGTGAAGTACGTGCCCGACGCCACCGGTGACCGGGGCTTCGCCGAGGATCTGACGACCGACAGGGAAGCCGTGGACGGCTTGCTGTCCGAACTGGACGAGTACGCGGTCGAACAGGCGCTGCGCCTCGCCGAGGACGCGGACGACGCCGAGGTCACCGTCCTCACCGTCGGCCCCGAGGACGCGAACGACGCGCTGCGCAAGGCCCTGTCCATGGGCGCGGACAAGGCCGTGCACGTCGAGGACGACGACCTGCACGGCACCGACGTGATGGGCACCTCCCTGGTGCTCGCCAAGGCCGTCGAGCACACCGGCTACGACCTGGTGATCTGCGGCATGGCCTCGACCGACGGCAGCATGGGCGTGCTGCCCGCGCTGCTCGCCGAACGCCTCGGCGTCCCGCAGGTGACGCTGCTCTCCGAACTCGGCCTGACCGACGGCAAGGTCGGCGGCCGGCGCGACGGGGACGCCGCGACCGAGCGGCTCGAAGCGGACCTGCCCGCGGTCGTCTCCGTCACCGACCAGTCGGGCGAGGCGCGTTACCCCTCCTTCAAGGGCATCATGGCCGCCAAGAAGAAGCCGGTGGAGAACCTCGACCTGGAGGACCTCGGCATCGAGGCGGACGAGGTCGGCCTGGCCGGCGCGAGGACCGAGGTGCTGTCCGCGACCGCGCGCCCGCCGCGCACGGCGGGCGAGATCGTCACCGACGAGGGCGAGGGCGGCAAGCAGGTCGCGGCCTTCCTCGCGGAGCACAAGTTCATCTGA
- a CDS encoding lysophospholipid acyltransferase family protein, producing MAELVYPPVIAVARTMFKALDLRFDIAGSEHVPRRGGAVLVSNHIGYLDFVFAGLAARPRKRLVRFMAKESVFKHRVSGPLMRAMKHIPVDRAQGEHAFEHALKALRSGEIVGVFPEATISPSFTLKKFKSGAARMAQQAGVPVLPVALWGTQRLWTKGRKRDFSRSHVPITIRVGEPMTPDPEESAASLTERLRDRVQELLEAAQRAYPAKPEGPEDAWWLPAHLGGTAPAPGAR from the coding sequence ATGGCAGAGCTTGTTTACCCGCCGGTCATCGCCGTTGCCCGGACGATGTTCAAGGCGCTCGACCTGCGCTTCGACATCGCCGGCAGCGAGCACGTGCCGCGGCGCGGCGGTGCCGTGCTGGTCAGCAACCACATCGGCTACCTCGACTTCGTCTTCGCCGGACTCGCGGCGCGCCCCCGCAAGCGGCTGGTGCGCTTCATGGCCAAGGAATCGGTCTTCAAGCACCGCGTGTCGGGTCCGCTGATGCGTGCCATGAAGCACATCCCGGTGGACCGGGCCCAGGGCGAGCACGCCTTCGAGCACGCCTTGAAGGCCCTGCGCTCGGGCGAGATCGTCGGGGTGTTCCCCGAGGCGACGATCTCCCCGTCGTTCACGCTGAAGAAGTTCAAGTCGGGCGCCGCGCGCATGGCGCAGCAGGCCGGCGTTCCGGTGCTGCCGGTGGCGCTGTGGGGCACGCAGCGGCTGTGGACCAAGGGCCGCAAGCGCGACTTCAGCCGCAGCCACGTGCCGATCACGATCCGGGTCGGCGAGCCGATGACCCCCGATCCCGAGGAGTCGGCGGCGTCGCTGACGGAACGGCTGCGCGACCGGGTGCAGGAGCTGCTTGAGGCGGCGCAGCGCGCCTACCCCGCCAAGCCCGAAGGCCCCGAGGACGCGTGGTGGCTGCCGGCCCACCTGGGCGGGACCGCGCCGGCCCCAGGGGCACGTTAG
- a CDS encoding DUF6421 family protein, producing the protein MTVTLASSGSEGGAVADVRVVDHPAWGELKRAVAAIRPAQSKDGSIDFGAEAAPDRAEVTRLAERAVAAIERLSPLLPHDADYHRALVADLRRWAAEGFGVPDFLDSLLAFRPSADRADRRQHLVVFPMYTQNGNPDRNLEAVVVRVVWPDWLAELERTRFDNPMFLGITFEDFTPGYDTNSAVLFPETVAVRKAPERFTWGAIFCDREAARFRRVVGAACETTGLSLPEEARGLLTDQERCQQTFVLWDLIHDRTHSHGDLPFDPFMIKQRQPFWMYGLEELRCDLTAFHEAGLLAAEGHPQGRDVQYAVLLDRVFRFPVTGARSRNYDGLGGQLLFAYLHQHDALRWTDNRLSVDWERARVITARLREEIEVLYRKGIDRPKIVHWLKAYELVAAHLAPHPASRWAKGADALDLTLPPRKLVDDVLPDEFPLSLFYEALAKKLRTVIESTRGITADERRAEAA; encoded by the coding sequence ATGACGGTAACTTTGGCGTCTTCGGGGTCGGAGGGCGGCGCTGTCGCTGACGTCCGCGTCGTCGACCACCCGGCCTGGGGCGAGCTGAAACGAGCCGTGGCGGCCATCCGCCCGGCCCAGTCGAAGGACGGTTCCATCGACTTCGGTGCCGAGGCGGCACCGGACCGCGCCGAGGTCACCCGCCTGGCCGAACGCGCCGTCGCCGCGATCGAGCGGCTCTCCCCCCTGCTGCCGCACGACGCCGACTACCACCGGGCCCTCGTCGCCGACCTGCGCCGCTGGGCCGCCGAGGGCTTCGGCGTGCCCGACTTCCTCGACTCGCTGCTCGCCTTCCGGCCGAGCGCCGACCGCGCGGACAGGCGGCAGCATCTCGTCGTCTTCCCCATGTACACGCAGAACGGCAACCCGGACCGCAACCTGGAAGCGGTCGTCGTACGCGTCGTGTGGCCCGACTGGCTCGCGGAGCTGGAGCGCACCCGCTTCGACAACCCGATGTTCCTCGGCATCACCTTCGAGGACTTCACCCCGGGCTACGACACGAACTCCGCGGTGCTCTTCCCCGAGACCGTCGCGGTCCGCAAGGCACCGGAACGTTTCACCTGGGGCGCCATCTTCTGCGACCGCGAAGCCGCCCGCTTCCGCCGCGTGGTCGGCGCGGCCTGCGAGACCACCGGTCTGAGCCTGCCGGAGGAGGCCCGCGGGCTGCTCACCGACCAGGAACGCTGCCAGCAGACGTTCGTGCTCTGGGACCTGATCCACGACCGCACGCACAGCCACGGCGACCTGCCGTTCGACCCGTTCATGATCAAGCAGCGGCAGCCGTTCTGGATGTACGGCCTCGAAGAGCTGCGCTGCGACCTCACCGCGTTCCACGAGGCCGGCCTGCTCGCCGCCGAGGGCCACCCGCAGGGCCGGGACGTGCAGTACGCGGTGCTGCTCGACCGCGTGTTCCGCTTCCCGGTCACCGGCGCCCGCAGCCGCAACTACGACGGGCTCGGCGGGCAGCTGCTGTTCGCCTACCTGCACCAGCACGACGCGCTGCGCTGGACGGACAACCGGCTGAGCGTCGACTGGGAGCGCGCCCGGGTGATCACGGCCAGGCTGCGCGAGGAGATCGAAGTCCTCTACCGCAAGGGCATCGACCGGCCCAAGATCGTGCACTGGCTCAAGGCGTACGAGCTGGTCGCCGCCCACCTCGCGCCCCACCCCGCCTCGCGGTGGGCCAAGGGCGCCGACGCCCTCGACCTGACCCTGCCGCCGCGCAAGCTGGTCGACGACGTGCTTCCTGACGAGTTCCCGCTGAGCCTGTTCTACGAGGCGCTCGCCAAGAAACTGCGCACGGTGATCGAGTCGACCCGCGGCATCACGGCGGACGAGCGGCGGGCGGAGGCCGCGTGA
- a CDS encoding helix-turn-helix domain-containing protein: MGDDNATGRRVRRAREDLGLTQERLAERAGLSLGVIKKIERGGVCRIDTYHAIARALGLRTSQLFEPLELGADMHAGDRSIALMPLRQAISPPVTVTGHPALGEMGEEIRLDHLRETVRALAGLYHADDYRALGAALPGAVAAAHQAVRHFDTGPERREALLIRATALLEAGRYLTQVRAYDLGHVALTDAVRDAVAAGDRMKAAAGVYLQGWTLLRQSRFDEAERLSIAAAGEVEPRLSRATRAELGLWGRLLLRASTSAARNAKDTEARQLLRVARAAAVALGEVSATDPHSYGRFDWSSVALMGIENNMIAKRYDRVLMLSERLPEGLTLTSDNRHRHMLDVALAEAEVRRPDEAFRTLSRLRSTTPEWLRHQQLGRDVFRAARKRKRAALTGEQREIGEFLGVQ; this comes from the coding sequence ATGGGCGACGACAACGCAACCGGCCGGCGGGTGCGACGGGCGCGGGAGGATCTGGGACTCACCCAGGAGCGTCTGGCCGAGCGGGCCGGGCTGAGCCTCGGCGTGATCAAGAAAATCGAGCGGGGCGGCGTCTGCCGCATCGACACCTACCACGCGATCGCACGCGCCCTCGGACTGCGCACGAGCCAGCTCTTCGAACCGCTGGAGCTGGGCGCGGACATGCATGCCGGCGACCGGTCGATCGCGCTCATGCCACTGCGGCAGGCGATCTCACCGCCTGTCACCGTCACCGGTCACCCGGCCCTCGGGGAGATGGGCGAGGAGATCCGACTCGACCACCTCAGGGAGACCGTCAGGGCCCTCGCGGGCCTCTACCACGCGGACGACTACCGTGCGCTCGGCGCGGCGCTGCCCGGCGCTGTCGCGGCGGCCCACCAGGCCGTGCGGCACTTCGACACCGGGCCCGAGCGTCGCGAGGCCCTGCTGATCCGCGCCACAGCGCTGCTGGAGGCCGGACGGTACCTGACGCAAGTGCGCGCCTACGACTTGGGGCACGTGGCGCTGACCGACGCCGTGCGCGACGCGGTCGCCGCAGGGGACCGGATGAAAGCGGCGGCGGGCGTCTACCTCCAGGGCTGGACGTTGCTGCGGCAGTCGCGGTTCGACGAGGCGGAACGTCTGTCGATCGCGGCCGCCGGCGAAGTGGAGCCGCGCCTGTCGCGGGCGACCAGGGCCGAACTCGGCCTTTGGGGGCGTCTGCTGCTGCGCGCGTCCACTTCGGCGGCCCGGAACGCCAAGGACACGGAGGCTCGGCAGTTGCTGCGCGTCGCGCGAGCCGCGGCCGTGGCGCTCGGGGAGGTGTCCGCGACGGACCCGCACAGCTACGGCCGGTTCGACTGGTCGTCGGTCGCGCTGATGGGCATCGAGAACAACATGATCGCCAAGCGGTACGACCGTGTGCTGATGCTGTCGGAACGACTGCCGGAAGGTCTGACGCTGACGTCGGACAACAGGCACCGGCACATGCTGGACGTGGCGCTCGCGGAGGCCGAGGTGCGCCGTCCGGACGAGGCGTTCCGCACGCTTTCGAGGCTGCGCAGCACGACACCGGAGTGGTTGCGGCACCAGCAGCTCGGGCGGGACGTCTTCCGGGCGGCGCGGAAACGGAAGCGGGCAGCGCTCACCGGGGAGCAGCGAGAGATCGGGGAGTTCCTGGGAGTGCAGTAG
- a CDS encoding threonine aldolase family protein gives MADSLTRTDAERRHDPDARGFASDNYAGVHPEILAALSLANGGHQPAYGADDYTAHLQHIFRDHFGPRAEAFPVFNGTGANVVALQALTDRWGAVVTTTNAHVHTDECGAPERVGGLKLLPVPTPDGKLTPDLVAREAYGFEDQHRAMPQVVSLTQSTELGTLYTPEEIRAVADFAHERGMALHVDGARIANAAAALGLPLRAFTTDVGVDVVSFGGTKNGMLFGEAVVVLRPEAVRAMPHVRKQSMQLAAKMRFVSAQFEALLAGDLWLRSAGRANAMAARLAAAVRDVPGVRVLYPVQANVVFARLPHETIERLGKRHHFYVWDEAAGDVRWMCSHDTTEADVDAFAAALREEAARTEAPA, from the coding sequence GTGGCTGACTCCCTGACCCGCACCGACGCCGAGCGCCGCCACGACCCGGACGCGCGCGGCTTCGCCAGCGACAACTACGCCGGCGTCCACCCCGAGATACTGGCCGCGCTCAGTCTCGCGAACGGCGGCCACCAGCCCGCCTACGGCGCCGACGACTACACCGCGCACCTGCAACACATATTCCGCGACCACTTCGGCCCGCGCGCCGAGGCGTTCCCCGTCTTCAACGGAACCGGCGCCAACGTCGTCGCCCTCCAGGCCCTCACCGACCGGTGGGGCGCGGTGGTGACCACCACGAACGCGCACGTCCACACCGACGAATGCGGCGCGCCCGAGCGCGTCGGCGGCCTGAAGCTGCTGCCCGTGCCCACGCCCGACGGCAAGCTGACCCCCGACCTGGTGGCCCGGGAGGCGTACGGCTTCGAGGACCAGCACCGCGCGATGCCGCAGGTCGTGTCGCTGACCCAGAGCACCGAACTCGGCACCCTCTACACGCCCGAGGAGATCCGCGCCGTCGCGGACTTCGCGCACGAGCGCGGCATGGCCCTCCACGTCGACGGCGCCCGGATCGCCAACGCGGCGGCGGCCCTGGGCCTGCCCCTGCGCGCGTTCACCACCGACGTGGGCGTGGACGTGGTGTCGTTCGGCGGCACCAAGAACGGCATGCTGTTCGGCGAGGCCGTGGTGGTGCTGCGGCCCGAGGCCGTGCGCGCCATGCCCCACGTGCGCAAGCAGTCCATGCAGCTGGCGGCCAAGATGCGTTTCGTCTCCGCCCAGTTCGAGGCGCTGCTCGCGGGGGACCTGTGGCTGCGTTCGGCCGGCCGCGCCAACGCGATGGCCGCCCGGCTGGCCGCCGCGGTCCGCGACGTGCCCGGCGTGCGGGTGCTGTACCCGGTGCAGGCCAACGTGGTCTTCGCCCGCCTGCCGCACGAGACGATCGAACGGCTGGGCAAGCGGCACCACTTCTACGTCTGGGACGAGGCGGCAGGCGACGTCCGCTGGATGTGCTCCCACGACACGACCGAGGCGGACGTCGACGCCTTCGCCGCCGCGCTCCGCGAGGAGGCGGCCCGCACGGAAGCGCCGGCCTGA
- a CDS encoding M56 family metallopeptidase, whose amino-acid sequence MVIAMTLLVLGGLTAAMAPRVLARGSWPDREPVVALWVWQCVVAAVLLCCVLAMALAGAAAWNGVRGHLFAPAPSQVIDAYALGQDGQRWAAALALLLACGGAWTAVMLTREVRRGRAERRRRRAELLTRSPRLPWEAADASDRLVVLEDDRPDAWLLTGPTPRLVITTGALRRLNRRQLDAVTAHEQGHVRARHHWLLHCAGALAGGFPQVPVFAAFQQQVHRLIELAADDVASRRFGRLTTALALVGLNEDRGAFARDPHHAHVPHRVHRLLGPAQRLPAAHRLRLAAAATLIPAVPLLVAFAPGLRALGG is encoded by the coding sequence ATGGTGATCGCCATGACACTGCTCGTGCTGGGCGGCCTCACCGCGGCGATGGCGCCGCGCGTGCTGGCCCGTGGGTCGTGGCCGGACCGGGAGCCGGTGGTCGCGCTGTGGGTCTGGCAGTGCGTGGTGGCCGCGGTGCTGCTGTGCTGTGTCCTGGCGATGGCGCTCGCCGGAGCCGCCGCGTGGAACGGCGTGCGCGGCCACCTGTTCGCGCCCGCTCCGAGCCAGGTCATCGACGCCTACGCGCTCGGGCAGGACGGGCAGCGCTGGGCCGCCGCGCTGGCGCTGCTGCTGGCCTGCGGAGGCGCCTGGACCGCTGTGATGCTCACGCGGGAGGTGCGCCGGGGGCGCGCGGAACGCCGCAGGCGCCGCGCGGAGTTGCTGACCCGTTCGCCGCGGCTGCCGTGGGAGGCGGCCGATGCCTCGGACCGGCTGGTCGTCCTTGAGGACGACCGCCCCGATGCCTGGCTGCTCACCGGGCCCACGCCGCGGCTGGTGATCACGACCGGTGCGCTGCGCCGCCTGAACCGCAGGCAGCTCGATGCCGTCACCGCGCACGAGCAGGGGCACGTCAGGGCCAGGCACCACTGGCTGCTGCACTGCGCGGGCGCGCTGGCGGGCGGGTTCCCCCAGGTGCCGGTGTTCGCCGCCTTCCAGCAGCAGGTGCACCGCCTGATCGAACTGGCCGCCGACGACGTGGCGTCCCGCCGGTTCGGCCGCCTGACCACGGCCCTGGCGCTGGTCGGGCTCAACGAGGACCGGGGGGCGTTCGCGCGCGACCCGCACCACGCGCACGTGCCGCACCGCGTGCACCGGCTGCTCGGGCCCGCGCAGCGGCTGCCCGCCGCGCACCGGCTGCGCCTGGCCGCCGCCGCGACGCTGATCCCGGCGGTGCCCCTGCTCGTCGCCTTCGCCCCAGGGCTGCGGGCCCTCGGCGGCTGA
- a CDS encoding GNAT family N-acetyltransferase — protein sequence MLRVGTSGETTGSLGFRTATEADVPAVVALVESAYRGERSRAGWTTEADLLDGRRTGPDEVGAALADPRGRLLLAERNGDLVACCRLSREDGKEGGDERGTALFGMFAVRPDLQAAGLGRLVLAEAERVAREEWGAGRIEMQVLTPRAELIAWYERRGYARTGTTSPFPYGDERFGLPRHAGLEFETLVKRLS from the coding sequence ATGCTGCGCGTGGGGACGAGCGGAGAGACCACAGGTTCGCTGGGATTCAGGACCGCGACCGAGGCCGACGTGCCCGCGGTGGTGGCCCTGGTGGAGTCCGCCTACCGCGGCGAGCGGAGCCGCGCGGGCTGGACGACCGAGGCCGACCTCCTCGACGGCCGGCGCACCGGGCCCGACGAGGTGGGTGCCGCGCTGGCGGATCCGCGCGGCCGGCTGCTGCTCGCCGAGCGGAACGGGGACCTGGTCGCCTGCTGCCGCCTCAGCCGCGAGGACGGGAAGGAGGGCGGGGACGAACGGGGAACGGCGCTGTTCGGGATGTTCGCGGTCCGGCCCGACCTCCAGGCGGCCGGGCTCGGGCGCCTCGTGCTCGCCGAGGCCGAACGGGTCGCGCGCGAGGAGTGGGGCGCCGGGCGGATCGAGATGCAGGTGCTGACCCCGCGCGCGGAGCTGATCGCCTGGTACGAGCGCCGCGGGTACGCGCGCACGGGCACCACGTCCCCGTTCCCCTACGGCGACGAGCGGTTCGGCCTGCCGCGGCACGCCGGGCTGGAGTTCGAGACGCTGGTCAAGCGTCTGTCCTGA
- a CDS encoding TlpA family protein disulfide reductase produces the protein MRDRDHGQDGAGQGEPEAPGRLTAAALGVGRLGERATLVQFSTAFCRPCAATRRVLADVAAMVGGVAHVEIDAESRLGLVRGLGITATPTVLVLDAAGREVRRAAGQPRRADVIAALGAAIDAERPAGDGGGAAG, from the coding sequence ATGCGGGACCGGGACCACGGGCAGGACGGGGCGGGGCAGGGCGAGCCGGAGGCGCCCGGCCGGCTGACGGCCGCGGCGCTCGGCGTGGGGCGGCTGGGGGAGCGGGCGACGCTGGTGCAGTTCTCGACGGCGTTCTGCCGGCCCTGCGCGGCGACCCGGCGGGTCCTGGCCGACGTGGCCGCGATGGTCGGAGGGGTCGCGCACGTGGAGATCGACGCGGAGTCCAGGCTCGGCCTCGTCCGCGGGCTCGGGATCACCGCCACCCCCACCGTTCTCGTGCTCGACGCGGCCGGCCGCGAGGTGCGCAGGGCCGCGGGGCAGCCGCGCAGGGCGGACGTCATCGCGGCGCTCGGCGCGGCGATCGACGCGGAGCGGCCGGCCGGGGACGGCGGCGGTGCGGCGGGCTGA
- a CDS encoding SDR family NAD(P)-dependent oxidoreductase has protein sequence MTSSTPEPADGSALAGAVVAVAGAGGPAGRAALLGLARRGATVVAADADAQRLAEAVDAARFAHGGARVTGDAVDLLDAGATRAWAAKAEKEYGRVDGLVHLVGGWRGSASFAETDLADWDLLHDLLVRTVQHTSLAFEGPLTRSGNGRWVLVSAAGASRPTAGNAAYAAAKAAAEAWTLALADGFRRSAAGGPPPAAAVVLVVKALVTQAMRDRKPGAAFAGFTDVEELAETICGLWSRPTDEVNGNRLWLTP, from the coding sequence ATGACCAGCAGCACGCCGGAACCGGCGGACGGCAGCGCCCTCGCGGGCGCGGTCGTCGCCGTGGCGGGCGCGGGCGGCCCCGCCGGCCGCGCCGCCCTGCTCGGCCTGGCGCGGCGCGGCGCCACCGTCGTCGCCGCCGACGCGGACGCGCAGCGCCTGGCCGAGGCCGTGGACGCGGCGCGCTTCGCGCACGGCGGCGCCCGGGTCACCGGGGACGCCGTCGACCTGCTGGACGCAGGAGCCACCCGCGCGTGGGCGGCCAAGGCGGAGAAGGAGTACGGGCGCGTCGACGGACTGGTCCACCTGGTCGGCGGCTGGCGCGGCTCCGCGTCCTTCGCCGAGACCGACCTCGCCGACTGGGACCTGCTCCACGACCTGCTGGTCCGCACCGTGCAGCACACCTCGCTCGCCTTCGAGGGCCCGCTGACCCGGTCGGGGAACGGCCGCTGGGTGCTGGTCAGCGCCGCCGGCGCCAGCCGCCCGACCGCGGGGAACGCCGCCTACGCCGCCGCCAAGGCCGCCGCCGAGGCGTGGACCCTCGCCCTCGCCGACGGCTTCCGCAGGAGCGCGGCCGGCGGCCCGCCGCCCGCCGCCGCCGTGGTCCTCGTGGTCAAGGCCCTGGTGACGCAGGCGATGCGGGACCGGAAGCCCGGCGCCGCGTTCGCCGGCTTCACCGACGTCGAGGAGCTGGCCGAGACCATCTGCGGCCTGTGGAGCAGGCCCACCGACGAAGTGAACGGAAACCGCCTGTGGCTGACTCCCTGA